In a genomic window of Nomascus leucogenys isolate Asia chromosome 4, Asia_NLE_v1, whole genome shotgun sequence:
- the LOC100591694 gene encoding olfactory receptor 5B12 encodes MENNTEVTEFILVGLTDDPELQIPLFIVFLFIYLITLVGNLAMIELILLDSCLHTPMYFFLSNLSLVDFGYSSAVTPKVMVGFLTGDKFILYNDCATQFFFFVAFITAESFLLAAMAYDCYAAVCKPLHYTTTMTTNVCACLAIGSYVCGFLNASIHTGNTFRLSFCRSNVVEHFFCDAPPLLALSCSDNYISEMVIFFVVGFNDLFSILVILISYLFIFITILKMRSSEGRQKAFSTCTSHLTAVSIFYGTGIFMYLRPSSSHFMGTDKMASVFYAIVIPMLNPLVYSLRNKEVKSAFKKTVGKARASIGFIF; translated from the coding sequence ATGGAGAACAACACAGAGGTGACTGAATTCATTCTTGTGGGGTTAACTGATGACCCAGAACTGCAGATCCCACTCTTCATAGTCTTCCTTTTCATCTACCTCATCACTCTGGTTGGGAACCTGGCGATGATTGAATTGATTCTATTGGACTCCTGTCTCCACACCCCCATGTACTTCTTCCTCAGTAACCTCTCCCTGGTGGACTTTGGTTATTCCTCAGCTGTCACTCCCAAGGTGATGGTGGGGTTCCTCACAGGAGACAAATTCATATTATACAATGATTGTGCCACACAATTCTTCTTCTTTGTAGCCTTTATCACTGCAGAAAGTTTCCTCCTGGCAGCAATGGCCTATGACTGCTATGCAGCAGTGTGCAAACCCCTGCATTACACCACCACCATGACAACAAATGTATGTGCTTGCCTGGCCATAGGCTCCTATGTCTGTGGTTTCCTGAATGCATCCATTCATACTGGGAACACTTTCAGGCTCTCCTTCTGTAGATCCAATGTAGTTGAACACTTTTTCTGTGATGCTCCTCCTCTCTTGGCTCTCTCATGTTCAGACAACTACATCAGTGAGATGgttattttttttgtggtgggATTCAATGACCTCTTTTCTATCCTGGTAATCTTGATCTcctacttatttatatttatcaccATCCTGAAGATGCGCTCATCTGAAGGACGCCAGAAGGCCTTTTCCACTTGTACTTCCCACCTTACTGCAGTTTCCATCTTTTATGGGACAGGCATCTTTATGTACTTACGACCTAGCTCCAGCCATTTCATGGGCACTGACAAAATGGCATCTGTGTTCTATGCCATAGTCATTCCCATGTTGAATCCACTGGTCTACAGCCTGAGAAACAAAGAGGTTAAGAGTGCCTTTAAAAAGACTGTAGGGAAGGCAAGGGCCTCAATAggattcatattttaa